The Candidatus Accumulibacter similis genome has a segment encoding these proteins:
- a CDS encoding TIGR03757 family integrating conjugative element protein, whose protein sequence is MTAPLFSSIPRLRITRIACAGGLLLCLLGQTASAADVLVVTDSRHPLQSAGGARVIELDLPERIEAELAAGLPNDPSRAAALVQQRLRDGGQALQRRIGSAYQGVADAWGLGIVKVPAVVADRRYVVYGDPDVTRALARIEAHRRTQP, encoded by the coding sequence ATGACGGCTCCCTTGTTCAGTTCCATTCCGCGATTGCGGATCACGCGCATCGCGTGCGCGGGAGGCCTGCTGCTGTGTCTGCTCGGCCAGACCGCATCGGCCGCCGACGTGCTGGTCGTGACCGACAGCCGGCATCCGCTGCAGTCCGCTGGCGGCGCCCGCGTGATCGAGCTGGACCTGCCCGAGCGCATCGAGGCCGAGCTGGCGGCCGGTCTGCCAAACGACCCCAGCCGCGCGGCCGCGCTCGTGCAGCAGCGCCTGCGCGATGGCGGCCAGGCCTTGCAACGACGCATCGGCAGCGCCTACCAGGGTGTCGCCGATGCCTGGGGCCTGGGCATCGTCAAGGTGCCCGCCGTGGTGGCCGATCGCCGCTACGTGGTTTACGGCGACCCCGACGTGACACGCGCCTTGGCTCGCATCGAAGCCCATCGGAGGACGCAGCCATGA